In Tachypleus tridentatus isolate NWPU-2018 chromosome 7, ASM421037v1, whole genome shotgun sequence, a genomic segment contains:
- the LOC143254953 gene encoding LYR motif-containing protein 1-like — translation MSALRREVLSLYKRILRTGKNWEAVSGNSQHPELEGKYIINETKELFHKNKNLKNEEEIKSRLMEADSRLQMALHYRIPYPRPVNLPPQALASPLGKRLKKQCRLRKQSRPIYIKSLDSET, via the exons ATGTCAGCTCTGAGACGAGAAGTGTTGTCTCTTTACAAAAGGATCCTTCGAACTGGCAAGAACTGGGAAGCAGTTTCTGGAAACTCGCAGCATCCTGAATTAGaaggaaaatatataattaatgaaacaaaggaattgtttcataaaaataaaaat CtgaaaaatgaagaagaaatcaAGTCCAGATTGATGGAGGCTGACAGTAGATTGCAAATGG CTTTGCACTATCGAATACCCTACCCACGTCCAGTCAACTTACCTCCTCAGGCCTTGGCCAGTCCACTTGGCAAGAGATTAAAGAAACAGTGTAGACTACGGAAACAGTCAAGGCCCATATACATAAAATCTTTAGATTCTGAGACTTAA